CCCTTCAGCAATGGGATGATCTGCAATTACGTGCTGCACAGTAATGCAGCACCTAGAAACTTGATCCTAACCTGTGAGAGGAAGAACTTTCTGGTAGCTAAATCAGAAATTTGAGAAGATATAAACTTTTTAGGCCACAATGGTACACAAATAGTGCAATCCTTCAGGAGTTCAAAAAATCCTCAGACTCAGAAAAAAGTTCCCAAGCTGTTGATTGTAAACAACCTCAAAAACACCCTGAGCTTTTTAACCCTGCCCTCTCTACAAGGCCAGCTTGGGGCACAAAATCACCTCTAGCAGCCATAGATGGCTTCACACATCTCCATGAGGTTCTGTAGTATCTATAATTAGGTGGTTTAGTGGGTATACCGTTTCTTTGAGACCTTGGCTTTTTGTAGGCCGGGTCCATCTTGTCCAGAGATTGGTGGGCTGTCATATACATGGTGACTGACAGGCACACAAAGGAATAGCACACACGTGTGGCCACAAATCTTAAAATGCTTTTGGTTGCATACCTCAAAATGTGCCATCTATTGTCAGGAAAGACCTCATTCCTCCAGAGGAAAAGAACAACTGAAGACCACATTTATCAAAAGGTGTTTTCCATATAGCTGAGGGGCTTTAAGGAGATTTCACACAAACTGAAAGGACTTCCCCTCAAATACaggattttataaaacattttgtgAGGATCTTCAAAAGAAGATTTCATAGCCATTAAGGAACCAGCTGTGGACATAAAGTTTATATACATAAATCTCATCATTCATGCAACCTAGGAACCTCTTCCAGAGCCTGCCTCTTCCAAAGTAAGGGCAAGTGTTGCCCTGCTCACTTAAACTAAGTCAGTATGTTTTTTCCAAAGTAGAGctttaagggaaaaataataatttattgggGTTCTAATAACATTTTCATAACAGAATATCAAAATAGGTATGtttctaatatatgcatatgAATATCCCTGATAACATAAAGAAATCCAAAAGATTTTGTAAACCACCAATATTTACAGGGATAATACCTAGTCTGTTTCACTAGGCAACAGAAAAGGGACTTATATACTGGCCAATTTTCTCTAAGAACCTGTAAGCACTACAGTACAGAAATTCTAGTATTCTAGTGCCGTTAGAATTGTGAACGAAAATGTCACTTTTAATTTACTAGTAAAAATTATACCAAAGGTTCCTTCCTCAATTTTGCCATCATCCAGTCTCCCTGCCTGTGACAGATATCCAGGTCAGAAACTCAATGGCCTGGCCACTTGGGAGGTGaaaaaaaacacttcagaggTCCCTTTCTCAGCCATAAACAACCCTCAAAAAGCAGGATGTGGGAGAAGGAGCACAACAGGCTTAAGGAAGCTTTGACCCAAGGCACCACTATCATAGGGGTGAGGGAAGACCCAGAGAGGTTCTAGCTGACAGGAAGAGAACCGTCTGCAATGCCCCACAGAGTAGGTCTTGGAATCTAACAGCTCTCTGGCAAAGTAGACACAGTAgggagttaaagaagaaatcataaaaaaagaaaccaatttaatttatcaaaatcaaatcaaacttcctaaaatttaaaagcaaatagccAACGGGGATATCAGGGTCAGGTGGTGGGGGTTGGAGTTTGAGGAATATGTTGAATTTAGCTGAGTCATAAAGAAGAATGCTGATTGTGAAATCAGCATCCACACTGTGGCTACTGTAGTTAAGGAGAACAAGGGAAGCACAAGGCTGAAGGAAGAGGAGGCCTCTCAAAAGAGAGGTGGAAAGCAGACCAAATGTGAAATATGCCTCTTTTATTCCTGGAACAGTAAGTGGCATTTTCATTGGCCTGAAAGAGTAGGCTCATATTCCTTTCTAGCTGCAATAATACTGCACCCCATCcactcttcttctcttttttgactgaaattcttcaaagaaCTGCTGGATGTCTTCTCTCTTAACAACCGTTCCTTCATCAGCAAATCTCTTGAGATAGTCTTTAAGTTCAGTCTTCAAGTCATTGTATTCACAAATAAGTTCCACTTGCTGCACTCTATTCATGCTGTTAAGGGTATCCATTAAAGGGTCTCTCCTGTCAGTTGCCTGGTCAATCTTGCCTTTGTTTTCATAAGCTAGAACTGTGTCATATTCATCTGTCAGGAAGAGGACATCTAGATCCCCATACATTTTCATACAATCTTTGCAGGTACATAACTTGCTACGCCAGTTCAGAGGCCAATAGGTGGCAGTGTCtttctttataaaatgtttaGTTTTAAGTGCCTGAAGTATGCAGCCAGACTGTGATTCGGTGTTGAGACTTTGATTCTTAAATGCTGTCTGGAGATCAGATTCAGAACTAGAGCTGGTACACGGTTCAGTAGTCTGCTCTGCTTTAACTTCCTTGATGgcatcttttccattttctgggATATCCTCTTTGAGGATACCACCTTGatgatttccattttcagttttgATAACTCCCTGATCAGCTATTCCATCAATATTCAGGGCCAACCCATCATCCTCGGCAGATATTTTGGTCACTGCCAAATGTGCAGCATATGTCCACAAGAAAGAGCAGTGTTCCATACAAGCCTGGCATACCATCTCTTGGAAATCCCCACTCTCAGGGGGAATGGCACCAAGATGCCTTCCATGGAACCAGTCTTCACAGACTATACACTGGATCATCTCATCTGGAATCTCATCTTCAGGATCAGGATAAGGTCTCTTGCAGATGCAGTACAATCCAAAAAAGTTGTCATTGTATTTATTGCCTgaatttatctttgttttatcAGGAAATAATTTGCATTCCAAATTTTTAAACTTGCTGTTTCCACAATCACAACGAAAATTTCTTTTTGTGTATAACTCAAATAGTTTATGACTTCCATGACATTCATAACTGCAAGCTAGGCAAATTCCAGCTGGTTCTTCTCCCTCTGGAGTGCAGGTACTACAGGCATACAGTGCTTGTCTCTTTACTGAGCCCCGCGAATAGGAGCACTTCTCGGAGTCGCTGCCGCCCAGTACAGCGCACGCCTCATTCTCCAGCTCTTCGTCCTCCTCAAGTACGTCGACCAAGGATACCACGGGCTCCAGGTCCGATTGCCGACCGGCGAGCCCCTCGGCCCCGGCCATCCTCAACTGTCACCCTTACCTTAGCTCTGCCCGGGCCAGTGCTTGGCTTTAAGGGTGTTTTTTCAaagataatttctttatatatatatatatatatatatatatatatatgtgtgtgtgtgtgtgtgtatatatatgtttattgtaagcaaacaaacatacaaacattcttgacagggttacaatcaatggctcacaatatcatcacataattgtgcattcattaccatgatcatttttttttaacatatgtatctctccagcaaaagaaataaaaaaagaaaaaactcaagaaaagatagtttctttttctgccaCTCCTCCCCACACTCCATTAAATGTGCTTTCACATCATCCTGTATTTCTCTTTCACAGTTTTTCTCACAATTACAATTAAATAGAGAATAATTGTTGACTCTCTCTCAATCTTTTCCTCTAGAATGTGGGAGTATAAACCATGGCTGTTTTGCTCATTATTCTAGCTAGTCTGGCTAACCAGCACAGTGCCTTGCATACATTAGGCACTCAGTTGTTTTCCAATGGGGCTATTGATAGTACCTCCTTTACAAGactattttgaagattaaattgaATAGTTCACATACAGCCCAGGGTCCTAGAGCCTGACTAGCACTCAGTACATGTtagcttttattattaatatagatTTTATATAAGATGGGTAAATATGGACAATTAGGCAAAATTTATCAAAACTGTTCAAAAACTGTTTGACACAGGCTCTACTCCTAGACATTTACTGTAAGGAAATGAGAGCTATGCAGAATTTATAAACAAGGATAGTCAAggcatcattatttttaaaagtaaagaattCTGATAATAGGAGTGATTAAATTATGGAAATACAGATGAGGGAATATACAGGCattgaaaatcattttcttaattaatcCAGGCATTTCTTCAACAGTGAGTTTCCATGACTTTAAAAGGTTATCACAGGAcactaatttttttatatttacagactACCACTGATTTTAAATGTGATCCAAGATCAGAAATAAGCACTACATACAGGAAGACAAAATACAACATTAAAGCAATCCATAACtactgtgctttaaaaaaaattgtttttcaacaGCCTTATACtataatatttgactttttaatcAACTATACTTTTTTCCATTATATCAGAGGGTTTCTGCACAAGAATGATTCAATCAGTAAGAAAtgtgatatctgtaaatatctgAATCACTTCTTTAAACAGCCTATGTcaacttcaaataaaaataatcctgTAAAAGTGGGAGAATGATTTGTAATTCAGCAGTTTTAGAGTTCATTCACTTGTCTATTTCatgatacttaaaatttttttttatattgtgagATTGTTTTAGGAAAGGGAGAGcaagacataaaaatacaaaagaaaaataatactctaagaaaaaaagatgacaatTTCTATTTGAAGGTATGTATTATGTATGTAACCATCCCACAACTACTTCAAATCACTACTCCCGCCAGCCAACCACAACACTCAtattcacatgcacacactcagcATCTTTTGAAGTCCAATTAGAATATAAGTTCCAGGAACTCAAGGTCCATGTCTTTTGTCATTATTGCTAACATCTTCACTTCTGCCTCTCATTGCAAGCTAAGAACTGGGAACAGAATGAGTAAGTTAAGATGAAGCCGGTTCCCTCAAAGTTGCTCCCAGGTTAGAGGAGATACAGGTTGATCTGATCAGGGGCAGCCTGTTAGCTAACTGGGTATGAATACAGCTGTcaagagaattttatcaaatattagaTAAATAAGGCTCTTACTCCATAACTTGTAATGAAAAACCAGATTTGCTTGAGAAATACAACTACACATCGAGgagaaattgttaaataaatcCCAGAAAGAGTTATTAAACATTATATCTAGTAACAAATATCCAAACGAATGAGAGTTGCAGGGAGCTTTCTGGAACAGAGAGCTAGAAATACTAGAAGTCATATCAAACCACTTTCCTCCTAGTCTTTTGCCAGGGGCTTagtatggattgaatcatgtcccccacaaacaCATATTCAAATCCTAC
This portion of the Tamandua tetradactyla isolate mTamTet1 chromosome 15, mTamTet1.pri, whole genome shotgun sequence genome encodes:
- the LOC143657511 gene encoding putative E3 ubiquitin-protein ligase UBR7, which encodes MAGAEGLAGRQSDLEPVVSLVDVLEEDEELENEACAVLGGSDSEKCSYSRGSVKRQALYACSTCTPEGEEPAGICLACSYECHGSHKLFELYTKRNFRCDCGNSKFKNLECKLFPDKTKINSGNKYNDNFFGLYCICKRPYPDPEDEIPDEMIQCIVCEDWFHGRHLGAIPPESGDFQEMVCQACMEHCSFLWTYAAHLAVTKISAEDDGLALNIDGIADQGVIKTENGNHQGGILKEDIPENGKDAIKEVKAEQTTEPCTSSSSESDLQTAFKNQSLNTESQSGCILQALKTKHFIKKDTATYWPLNWRSKLCTCKDCMKMYGDLDVLFLTDEYDTVLAYENKGKIDQATDRRDPLMDTLNSMNRVQQVELICEYNDLKTELKDYLKRFADEGTVVKREDIQQFFEEFQSKKRRRVDGVQYYCS